A stretch of Lysinibacillus agricola DNA encodes these proteins:
- the rpoD gene encoding RNA polymerase sigma factor RpoD: MADKSERSKEVEVEITLDEAKKILQEKAKTEGEISMKEISEKLAPYELENEEIFHFAEDLEKNKDIQIIGKEEFEEESLMKEEANEETFDLNDLSVPPGVKINDPVRMYLKEIGRVDLLSAEQEIALAERIEQGDEEARKRLAEANLRLVVSIAKRYVGRGMLFLDLIQEGNMGLIKAVEKFDYRKGFKFSTYATWWIRQAITRAIADQARTIRIPVHMVETINKLIRVQRQLLQDLGREPSPEEIGEEMDLTPEKVREILKIAQEPVSLETPIGEEDDSHLGDFIEDSEAQSPSDHAAYELLKEQLEDVLDTLTDREENVLRLRFGLDDGRTRTLEEVGKVFGVTRERIRQIEAKALRKLRHPSRSKRLKDFLE; this comes from the coding sequence ATGGCGGACAAGTCAGAACGTTCAAAAGAGGTAGAAGTAGAAATTACATTAGATGAAGCAAAAAAAATACTACAAGAAAAAGCAAAAACAGAAGGTGAAATTTCAATGAAAGAAATTTCAGAGAAACTAGCGCCTTATGAATTGGAGAACGAAGAGATTTTCCACTTTGCTGAGGATCTTGAAAAGAATAAAGACATTCAAATCATCGGAAAAGAAGAATTTGAAGAAGAAAGCTTAATGAAAGAAGAAGCAAATGAAGAGACTTTCGATTTAAATGATTTGAGTGTGCCACCAGGTGTTAAAATAAATGATCCTGTACGAATGTATTTAAAAGAAATTGGTCGAGTTGATTTACTTTCTGCCGAGCAAGAAATCGCATTAGCAGAGCGTATTGAGCAAGGTGACGAGGAAGCACGTAAACGCCTAGCAGAAGCAAACTTACGTCTTGTTGTATCGATTGCGAAGCGATATGTTGGCCGTGGTATGCTATTCCTTGATTTAATTCAAGAGGGGAATATGGGGCTTATCAAGGCAGTTGAAAAATTTGACTACCGTAAAGGCTTTAAATTCTCCACTTATGCAACATGGTGGATTCGCCAAGCAATTACACGTGCAATTGCAGACCAAGCACGTACAATCCGTATTCCAGTGCATATGGTAGAAACAATTAATAAATTAATTCGTGTACAACGCCAATTATTACAGGACTTAGGTCGCGAGCCATCTCCAGAAGAAATTGGGGAAGAAATGGATTTAACACCTGAAAAAGTACGTGAAATTTTAAAAATTGCGCAAGAACCGGTATCTCTTGAAACACCAATTGGAGAAGAAGATGATTCACATTTAGGAGACTTTATTGAGGATTCTGAAGCTCAATCTCCATCTGACCATGCAGCATATGAATTGTTAAAAGAGCAATTAGAGGATGTATTAGATACATTAACTGACCGTGAAGAAAACGTCCTTCGCTTACGTTTCGGTTTAGATGATGGTCGCACACGTACATTAGAAGAAGTAGGGAAAGTATTTGGTGTAACACGTGAACGTATTCGCCAAATTGAAGCAAAGGCGCTTAGAAAGCTACGCCACCCTTCTCGCAGCAAACGATTAAAAGATTTCTTAGAATAA
- the dnaG gene encoding DNA primase, whose translation MVMNLAGKIPEEVIEQIRTQSEIVDVISEYMQLTKRGRNWFGLCPFHGEQTPSFSVSSDKQIFHCFGCGAGGNAITFVMDIEGISFPDAVVKLGERVGIHLDVGPSLPEVAKKVSKAEERMKEAHAFAADFFHHLLLNTEDGEEPLNYLLERGFTRELIESNSIGWSLPSFDALTILLERKGYNLQEIAESGLVIKREGEERYFDRFRGRIMFPIRDENGKIIAFSGRILASTGEEAKYLNSPETPIFQKSEVLYNLDKARTSIRKNRQVVLMEGFMDVLAATSVGVTNAVATMGTSLTNQHITKLKRLVEQITICYDGDNAGFDAAKRAAQLLQTERMKVNIAVLPDKLDPDEYIRSLGGQAFKEQILENPHAYIAFMMMHARRNKNFQFENDTLQYIQEVLEQLVGRSSPVERDLYIRQLSNETNISEEAIYAQFRKLEANQVRSAKVEMPVPTPSMPVTQQQKPMDAAERAERLLLAHMLHNIDVVDRVLRSEQKDPFARDAYMAVFVRLVGFYEEYGHPDYQRFVEILDDSELRKIVMEAALAERDPDQAEAEVIDSIRQLQKYRIEQEIQQKMHESKEAEKMHEYARALEIAQQIIHLRKSLSAI comes from the coding sequence ATGGTGATGAATTTGGCAGGAAAGATTCCAGAAGAAGTGATTGAACAGATTCGCACACAATCGGAAATTGTTGATGTCATAAGCGAATACATGCAACTTACAAAGCGTGGGCGAAATTGGTTTGGTCTCTGTCCATTTCATGGAGAACAAACGCCATCTTTTTCTGTGTCTTCAGACAAACAAATTTTTCATTGCTTTGGTTGTGGTGCAGGCGGTAATGCCATTACTTTTGTCATGGATATAGAAGGTATTTCTTTTCCGGACGCAGTCGTGAAACTTGGTGAACGTGTTGGCATACATTTAGATGTTGGGCCAAGTTTACCTGAAGTAGCGAAAAAGGTATCTAAAGCGGAAGAAAGGATGAAAGAAGCACACGCTTTTGCTGCAGATTTTTTTCATCATTTACTGTTAAATACTGAAGATGGTGAAGAACCTTTAAATTATTTGCTAGAAAGAGGATTTACAAGGGAACTTATAGAATCTAATAGCATTGGATGGTCTCTTCCTAGCTTTGATGCATTAACGATATTGCTTGAAAGAAAAGGTTATAACTTACAAGAAATCGCGGAAAGTGGTTTAGTTATCAAGCGTGAAGGGGAAGAACGCTATTTTGATCGTTTTAGAGGGCGTATTATGTTTCCTATTCGTGATGAGAACGGTAAAATTATAGCATTTTCAGGACGAATTCTTGCATCGACTGGTGAAGAGGCAAAATATTTAAATAGTCCAGAAACACCGATTTTTCAAAAGAGTGAAGTGCTATATAACCTAGATAAAGCACGAACCTCCATTAGAAAAAATCGTCAAGTAGTATTGATGGAAGGGTTTATGGATGTTTTAGCAGCTACCTCTGTTGGCGTAACGAATGCTGTAGCAACAATGGGCACCTCGCTTACGAATCAGCATATCACAAAGCTAAAGCGCTTAGTAGAGCAGATTACGATTTGCTATGACGGTGATAATGCTGGTTTTGATGCGGCAAAAAGAGCGGCACAGTTACTTCAAACGGAACGTATGAAAGTCAATATTGCGGTGTTACCAGATAAGCTAGATCCCGATGAATACATTCGTAGTTTAGGTGGACAAGCATTTAAAGAACAAATTTTGGAAAACCCTCATGCGTATATTGCTTTTATGATGATGCATGCTAGACGAAATAAGAACTTTCAGTTTGAAAATGATACGCTTCAATATATTCAAGAGGTTCTTGAACAACTGGTAGGTAGATCATCACCTGTTGAACGAGATCTGTATATAAGACAGCTATCGAATGAAACAAACATCTCGGAAGAAGCGATTTATGCTCAATTCCGAAAGCTAGAGGCAAATCAGGTACGTTCTGCAAAAGTAGAAATGCCTGTTCCAACGCCTTCGATGCCGGTCACTCAGCAACAAAAGCCTATGGACGCAGCTGAACGTGCCGAACGTTTATTACTGGCTCATATGCTTCATAATATAGATGTAGTGGACAGGGTATTACGTAGTGAGCAAAAAGATCCATTTGCACGAGATGCCTATATGGCAGTTTTTGTTCGCTTAGTAGGATTTTATGAAGAATATGGTCATCCTGATTATCAGCGTTTTGTTGAGATATTGGATGACTCTGAATTACGTAAGATTGTAATGGAAGCGGCTTTAGCGGAACGGGATCCCGACCAAGCAGAGGCAGAGGTCATAGACTCAATACGTCAGCTGCAAAAATATAGAATTGAGCAAGAAATTCAACAAAAGATGCATGAGTCAAAGGAAGCGGAGAAGATGCATGAGTATGCGCGTGCACTTGAAATCGCCCAACAGATTATTCATTTAAGAAAATCGTTATCGGCGATTTAA
- a CDS encoding pyruvate, water dikinase regulatory protein, whose translation MKRLRVFVVSDSVGETGDQVAKAVISQFRPGLEKTVIRRFPHIQSEELIRKIVCLAAKQQAFIVYTLVRQEMRSLLHELCEQEKIHAVDILGPALKTMATFMEEIPLEAPGIVHQLDDDYFKKIEAIEFAVKYDDGRDPRGLLQADIVLVGVSRTSKTPLSQYLAHKRYKVANVPLVPEVEPPEELLKIDPKKCFGLIISPDKLNSIRKERLMTLGLSDDAIYAQHNRILEEIQHFEKIVGTIGCKVIDVTNKAVEETANVIIEHISTCK comes from the coding sequence ATGAAAAGACTACGCGTTTTTGTTGTATCTGATTCAGTCGGTGAAACTGGTGATCAAGTAGCTAAAGCAGTTATTAGCCAGTTTCGACCTGGTTTGGAAAAAACGGTGATACGTCGTTTTCCTCATATTCAATCAGAGGAACTCATCCGAAAAATTGTTTGCCTTGCAGCGAAACAGCAGGCATTTATTGTGTACACGCTTGTTCGACAGGAGATGCGATCGTTATTACACGAACTGTGTGAGCAAGAAAAGATACATGCTGTCGATATTTTAGGACCTGCTTTAAAGACAATGGCAACATTTATGGAAGAAATCCCATTAGAAGCACCAGGAATCGTTCACCAACTAGATGATGATTATTTTAAAAAAATTGAGGCTATTGAATTTGCAGTAAAATATGATGATGGAAGAGATCCACGTGGTCTATTACAGGCTGATATTGTGCTCGTTGGTGTTTCACGCACCTCTAAAACACCGTTATCACAATATTTAGCACATAAACGCTATAAGGTGGCAAATGTACCTTTAGTACCAGAAGTGGAGCCACCTGAAGAACTATTAAAAATTGATCCAAAAAAATGTTTTGGTTTAATTATTTCTCCTGATAAATTAAACTCAATTAGAAAAGAAAGATTAATGACTCTTGGATTGAGTGATGATGCTATCTATGCGCAGCATAATCGTATATTAGAAGAGATTCAGCATTTTGAAAAAATTGTCGGTACAATCGGTTGTAAGGTTATTGATGTGACGAACAAGGCTGTTGAAGAAACAGCAAATGTCATTATTGAGCATATCTCGACTTGTAAATAA
- a CDS encoding helix-turn-helix transcriptional regulator: MSPIELNKRQEDILQIVKENGPITGEHIAERLNLTRATLRPDLAILTMAGFLDARPRVGYFYSGKKASVTLMDSIHNLKVKDFHSGPVVVPETMTVYDAICFMFSEDVGTLFVVDKNEFLTGVLSRKDLLRTSIGTQDLNKIPVHIIMTRMPNISYCERSDSLVVAANKLIEREVDSLPVVEPQDGGLTIVGRLTKTTITRAFLSLVQNA, encoded by the coding sequence GTGAGTCCAATCGAACTCAATAAACGTCAGGAAGACATTTTACAAATTGTGAAAGAAAACGGCCCGATTACAGGCGAACATATTGCAGAACGTCTCAATCTGACAAGAGCGACTTTAAGACCAGATTTAGCTATACTCACGATGGCGGGCTTTTTAGATGCTAGACCTCGTGTTGGCTATTTCTATTCAGGTAAAAAAGCATCCGTTACACTAATGGATAGTATTCACAATTTAAAAGTGAAAGATTTTCATTCAGGACCTGTTGTTGTACCAGAAACAATGACTGTTTATGACGCAATTTGCTTCATGTTTTCAGAGGATGTTGGAACACTCTTTGTCGTGGATAAGAATGAGTTTTTGACAGGGGTACTTTCTCGCAAGGATTTGCTACGTACAAGTATAGGCACGCAGGATTTAAACAAAATTCCTGTACATATCATTATGACACGTATGCCAAATATTTCGTACTGTGAGAGATCAGATTCTTTAGTTGTCGCAGCGAATAAACTAATTGAACGAGAAGTTGATTCGCTACCAGTAGTAGAGCCACAGGATGGTGGATTGACAATCGTTGGTCGTCTTACAAAAACAACGATTACACGAGCTTTCTTATCACTTGTACAAAATGCCTAA
- a CDS encoding glycine--tRNA ligase, whose protein sequence is MANKSMETIVSLAKHRGFVFPGSEIYGGLANTWDYGPLGVELKNNIKKAWWQKFVQESEHNVGIDAAILMNPKAWVASGHVGNFNDPMIDCKACKARHRADKIIEDAALAKGDEIIVDGMTFDQMKETMVKYDVVCPDCGKADFTDIRQFNLMFKTFQGVTESSTNEIYLRPETAQGIFVNFKNVQRSMRKRTPFGIAQIGKSFRNEITPGNFTFRTREFEQMELEFFCKPGEDLEWHAYWKEFCKNWLLNLGMNEESMRLRDHEDDELSHYSNATTDIEFKFPFGWGELWGVADRTDYDLKQHMEHSGEDFTYIDPVTNERYVPYCIEPSLGADRVTLAFLCDAYDEEELEGDDKRTVLRFHPALAPFKAAVLPLSKKLSDEATNVWAELRKAFPVDFDESQSIGKRYRRQDEIGTPFCITYDFDSQEDGQVTVRHRDSMSQVRMPIADVKAYIEKHLQF, encoded by the coding sequence ATGGCTAACAAATCAATGGAAACAATCGTATCATTAGCGAAGCATCGCGGCTTTGTCTTTCCAGGTTCTGAAATCTATGGAGGCTTAGCAAACACTTGGGATTACGGTCCACTAGGTGTTGAATTAAAAAACAATATTAAAAAAGCATGGTGGCAAAAATTTGTCCAAGAATCAGAGCACAATGTTGGGATAGATGCTGCAATTTTAATGAATCCAAAAGCTTGGGTGGCTTCTGGTCACGTTGGCAACTTTAATGATCCAATGATTGATTGTAAGGCATGTAAAGCGCGCCATCGTGCTGACAAAATCATCGAAGACGCTGCGCTAGCTAAAGGCGATGAAATTATTGTTGATGGTATGACATTTGACCAAATGAAAGAAACGATGGTTAAGTATGACGTAGTATGTCCGGATTGTGGCAAAGCTGATTTTACAGATATTCGCCAATTCAATTTAATGTTTAAAACATTCCAAGGTGTAACAGAATCTTCTACTAACGAAATTTATTTACGCCCAGAAACAGCACAAGGTATTTTCGTGAACTTTAAAAACGTACAACGTTCTATGCGTAAACGTACACCATTCGGTATTGCACAAATTGGTAAATCATTCCGTAACGAAATTACTCCAGGTAACTTCACTTTCCGTACACGTGAATTTGAACAAATGGAACTTGAATTTTTCTGTAAGCCAGGCGAGGACCTTGAATGGCACGCATACTGGAAAGAATTTTGTAAAAATTGGTTATTAAACTTAGGCATGAACGAAGAGTCTATGCGTCTTCGCGATCATGAAGATGACGAATTGTCTCACTACTCAAATGCTACAACTGATATCGAATTTAAATTCCCATTCGGTTGGGGCGAGCTTTGGGGCGTAGCGGATCGCACAGATTACGATTTAAAACAACATATGGAGCATTCTGGTGAAGATTTCACTTACATCGATCCAGTAACAAACGAACGTTATGTTCCATATTGTATCGAGCCTTCTTTAGGTGCAGACCGTGTAACATTAGCATTCCTATGCGATGCTTATGACGAGGAAGAGCTTGAAGGCGATGATAAGCGTACAGTTTTACGCTTCCACCCTGCTCTAGCGCCATTTAAAGCTGCAGTCCTACCACTTTCTAAAAAGCTTTCAGATGAGGCTACTAATGTTTGGGCAGAGCTTCGCAAAGCATTCCCTGTTGACTTTGACGAGTCACAATCAATCGGTAAACGTTACCGTCGCCAAGATGAAATTGGTACACCATTCTGTATCACATACGACTTTGACTCACAAGAGGATGGTCAAGTAACGGTACGTCATCGCGATTCAATGTCTCAAGTTCGTATGCCAATTGCAGATGTTAAAGCATACATTGAAAAACACCTTCAATTCTAA
- a CDS encoding HD-GYP domain-containing protein codes for MRLKEWDEYSFVHSFDVFVLGTIFARYLGLTDIETLARGYLFHDIGKVCIPQKILNLKRKLSEDEFDIIKTHTTKGYELLIENGEEEIAYFARDHHERFAGQGYPNQLCADDMSEGVQLLQIIDVYSAMTSKRVYHSGYAATDALAVIYRDRHLYNEKFMHKFVECLGIYPVNSVVQLSDNRSAQVELVYDLFPTLPKVKLLDEQKSMILPLNYSVKIVKMIDYRTNSFEEIFNLFIEQLIRCDENKLRIYFNKLIDHLHPKEIVLKIFLPAFRILRLLTKEIQTDMTKYRNSINILKKLLEEQLNVLYMDYQHEQTTILVVETSLRENFFIKLVQSILYIDKIVPFFINPDDDQRITQLMEHCDVNVAYFIEDELPVGKRVRPMREGTFLFYSLVDIEELLISLVGMSMKRFSFEEKMQERLFSSLKA; via the coding sequence ATGCGATTAAAAGAATGGGATGAGTATTCCTTTGTTCATTCATTTGATGTTTTCGTATTAGGTACGATTTTTGCACGTTATTTAGGTTTAACGGATATCGAAACGCTAGCAAGGGGCTATTTGTTCCATGATATTGGGAAGGTATGTATTCCACAAAAAATTTTAAATCTAAAACGAAAATTATCAGAAGATGAGTTTGATATTATCAAAACACATACGACTAAAGGTTATGAGCTACTCATAGAAAATGGGGAGGAAGAGATTGCCTATTTTGCACGAGATCATCATGAGCGCTTTGCCGGTCAAGGTTATCCGAATCAACTCTGTGCGGATGATATGAGTGAGGGAGTTCAATTACTGCAAATAATTGATGTTTATTCAGCAATGACATCAAAACGTGTGTACCATTCGGGATATGCTGCAACAGATGCATTAGCTGTTATATATCGTGATCGACATTTATATAACGAGAAATTTATGCACAAATTTGTGGAATGCTTAGGGATTTATCCTGTCAACTCGGTTGTTCAGTTATCTGATAATCGAAGTGCTCAAGTAGAGCTTGTTTATGATCTATTCCCAACGCTACCTAAAGTTAAACTGTTAGATGAACAAAAGTCTATGATTTTACCTTTGAATTATAGTGTGAAAATTGTGAAAATGATAGATTATCGAACAAACAGCTTTGAAGAAATTTTTAACTTATTTATAGAACAGTTAATTCGCTGTGACGAAAATAAATTAAGAATCTATTTTAATAAATTAATAGACCATTTACACCCAAAAGAGATTGTTTTAAAAATATTCTTACCTGCCTTTCGAATTCTACGTTTATTAACGAAAGAAATTCAAACGGATATGACGAAATATAGAAATTCTATTAATATTCTTAAGAAATTATTAGAAGAGCAACTAAATGTATTATATATGGATTATCAGCATGAGCAAACGACTATATTAGTTGTAGAAACCTCACTTCGTGAAAATTTCTTCATTAAGCTTGTACAAAGCATTTTGTATATTGACAAAATTGTGCCGTTCTTTATTAATCCAGATGATGACCAGCGGATTACACAATTAATGGAGCATTGCGACGTAAATGTCGCTTACTTTATTGAGGATGAGTTACCAGTTGGGAAACGAGTTCGCCCAATGCGTGAAGGAACATTCCTTTTTTATTCGCTTGTAGATATTGAAGAATTACTCATAAGTTTAGTCGGTATGAGTATGAAAAGGTTTTCATTTGAGGAGAAGATGCAGGAGCGCTTGTTTTCGTCATTAAAGGCATAG
- the recO gene encoding DNA repair protein RecO, with the protein MLHKWEGIVLKVRAYGESNKIVTLLTREAGKVATMARGAKKPSSRLASVTQPFTYGVFMVQQHTGMGTLQQGEHLNSMRHIREDIMATAYASYIMELVERVVEEGKAEPFAFDVLLQALQAIEEGYDPEAITLFVEWKMLPYTGVQPVLHACAACGSVDGEFAYSFTQGGFLCHRCYHHDPYIIRLTPTQLKLIRMFYTVPIDQIGKLELKKETKYFIKKIITTIYEEQTGIRFKTKKFIEQLERTPELQLRTSADQKKMPEDH; encoded by the coding sequence ATGCTTCATAAATGGGAAGGGATTGTTCTAAAGGTACGGGCCTATGGAGAATCAAATAAAATTGTAACATTACTAACAAGAGAAGCAGGAAAGGTTGCAACGATGGCTCGAGGTGCGAAGAAGCCTTCAAGTAGATTAGCATCTGTGACACAGCCATTTACCTATGGCGTGTTTATGGTACAGCAACATACTGGTATGGGGACATTGCAACAAGGTGAGCATCTCAATTCCATGCGCCATATTCGTGAGGATATAATGGCAACGGCATATGCAAGTTATATAATGGAACTTGTCGAGCGTGTAGTAGAAGAAGGGAAAGCTGAACCATTTGCATTTGATGTACTTCTACAAGCATTACAAGCAATTGAGGAAGGTTATGACCCAGAGGCCATTACATTGTTCGTAGAATGGAAAATGCTACCCTATACAGGTGTGCAGCCTGTATTACATGCCTGTGCTGCTTGTGGTTCAGTAGATGGTGAATTTGCATATTCTTTTACGCAGGGAGGCTTTTTATGTCATCGCTGTTATCATCATGATCCTTATATCATTCGATTAACACCAACCCAGCTTAAGCTTATTCGCATGTTCTATACTGTGCCGATTGACCAGATTGGGAAATTAGAATTGAAAAAAGAAACAAAGTATTTTATAAAAAAAATAATAACAACAATTTACGAAGAACAAACAGGAATTCGTTTTAAAACAAAAAAATTTATCGAGCAGCTTGAGAGAACGCCTGAATTACAGTTAAGAACAAGTGCTGATCAGAAAAAAATGCCAGAAGATCATTAA
- the era gene encoding GTPase Era, whose protein sequence is MLETNNGYKSGFISIIGRPNVGKSTFLNRVIGQKIAIMSDKPQTTRNKVQGVLTSNDSQMIFIDTPGIHKPKHKLGIFMLKVSKNTLREVDVIMFMVNAEQKLGKGDEFILEMLAGNPTPVFLVINKIDQIHPDELIGIIESYKERYDFAEIVPISALQGNNVENLLATLGKYLPEGPQYYPADQVTDHPERFIISELIREKVLHLTREEIPHSIAVVIDKIRRDEENEDKIRVAATIIVERDSQKGIVIGKRGALLKEVGIRARKDIEMLLGSKVYLELWVKVQKDWRNKSTHLRDFGFRDDEY, encoded by the coding sequence ATGCTGGAAACTAACAATGGCTACAAGTCAGGTTTTATCTCCATAATCGGTCGACCAAATGTAGGGAAATCAACATTTTTAAACCGTGTTATTGGTCAAAAAATCGCGATTATGAGTGATAAACCACAAACAACACGAAATAAAGTACAAGGTGTACTAACATCAAATGATAGCCAAATGATTTTTATCGATACACCAGGAATCCACAAACCGAAACATAAGCTAGGGATTTTTATGCTAAAGGTTTCTAAAAATACATTGCGTGAAGTGGATGTTATTATGTTCATGGTGAATGCAGAACAGAAACTTGGGAAGGGTGACGAATTCATCCTTGAAATGCTGGCGGGTAATCCAACGCCTGTCTTCCTAGTGATTAATAAAATAGATCAAATTCACCCTGATGAATTGATAGGAATTATTGAAAGCTACAAAGAGCGTTATGACTTTGCAGAAATAGTACCGATTTCAGCATTACAAGGGAATAATGTAGAAAATTTATTAGCAACATTAGGTAAATATTTACCAGAGGGTCCACAATATTACCCAGCAGATCAAGTAACAGATCATCCTGAGCGTTTTATTATTTCAGAGTTAATTCGTGAAAAAGTGTTACATTTAACGCGTGAAGAAATACCTCATTCCATTGCTGTTGTTATTGATAAAATTCGCCGTGATGAAGAAAATGAAGATAAAATTCGTGTAGCAGCAACGATTATCGTGGAAAGGGATTCTCAAAAAGGGATTGTCATTGGTAAACGTGGTGCGCTATTAAAAGAAGTAGGGATACGTGCAAGAAAAGATATTGAAATGCTTCTTGGTTCAAAAGTGTATTTAGAGCTTTGGGTAAAGGTGCAAAAGGATTGGCGAAATAAATCAACACATTTACGTGACTTCGGTTTCCGTGATGATGAATATTAA
- a CDS encoding cytidine deaminase translates to MTIDMQALLAESKKAREKAYVPYSKFKVGAALLTKNGEVVHGCNIENAGYSMTNCAERTAFFKAVSEGIYDFEAIAIVADTDGPCAPCGACRQVMMEFCEPSMPVYLTNLKGDVTVTSVGELLPFAFTTEDLENAGN, encoded by the coding sequence ATGACAATTGATATGCAAGCATTACTAGCGGAATCAAAAAAAGCGCGTGAAAAGGCGTATGTACCTTATTCAAAATTTAAAGTTGGCGCTGCACTTTTAACGAAAAATGGAGAGGTTGTTCATGGCTGTAACATTGAAAATGCTGGCTATAGTATGACCAATTGTGCTGAGCGTACAGCATTTTTCAAAGCTGTGTCGGAAGGTATTTATGACTTTGAGGCGATTGCTATTGTAGCTGATACGGATGGACCTTGTGCGCCATGCGGGGCTTGTCGTCAAGTGATGATGGAATTTTGTGAGCCATCTATGCCTGTTTATTTAACAAATTTAAAAGGTGATGTCACGGTAACGTCTGTAGGCGAATTACTACCGTTTGCATTTACAACGGAGGATTTAGAGAATGCTGGAAACTAA
- a CDS encoding diacylglycerol kinase family protein, with amino-acid sequence MNVRKFVRSFGYAFKGIITACAEQNFKSHLLSAGIALIAGYFTELSRIEWYIVLLLIALMFALEMINTAIERVVDLASPTIHPLAKQAKDLAAGAVLVFAIFSAIIGLLIFIPKWF; translated from the coding sequence ATGAATGTTCGCAAATTTGTACGCTCTTTTGGGTATGCCTTTAAAGGTATTATTACAGCCTGCGCGGAGCAAAATTTTAAATCCCACTTACTAAGTGCAGGAATAGCTTTGATTGCTGGCTATTTTACGGAATTATCACGTATAGAATGGTATATTGTATTGTTATTAATTGCTCTTATGTTTGCACTTGAAATGATTAATACAGCAATTGAACGAGTAGTGGATTTAGCTTCACCTACTATCCATCCACTTGCTAAACAGGCTAAAGATCTTGCAGCGGGCGCAGTACTTGTATTTGCGATATTCAGTGCTATAATCGGATTACTCATATTTATACCGAAATGGTTTTGA
- the ybeY gene encoding rRNA maturation RNase YbeY, translating into MILTIDFTDETNEVDAEHMELVEKLLQHAAKIENIEPETEVSVTFVTNEVIQEINREYRDKDQPTDVISFALEELGEGEMEVTFEGMPRVLGDIIISTDRTKEQAEEYGHSFERELGFLAVHGFLHLLGYDHMVPEDEKVMFGKQDEILQSYGLGRE; encoded by the coding sequence ATGATTTTAACAATTGATTTTACAGATGAAACAAATGAAGTAGATGCTGAGCATATGGAGCTTGTTGAAAAGCTTTTACAGCATGCTGCGAAAATAGAAAATATTGAGCCGGAAACAGAAGTGTCAGTGACGTTTGTGACAAATGAAGTGATTCAAGAAATAAACCGAGAATATCGTGACAAGGATCAACCCACAGATGTTATTTCGTTTGCCCTTGAGGAATTAGGCGAAGGAGAAATGGAAGTAACATTTGAAGGGATGCCACGTGTTTTAGGAGATATTATTATTTCAACGGATCGTACGAAAGAACAAGCAGAAGAATATGGGCATTCATTTGAGCGAGAATTAGGTTTTTTAGCGGTCCACGGTTTCTTACATCTACTTGGCTATGATCATATGGTTCCAGAAGATGAAAAGGTGATGTTCGGTAAGCAGGATGAGATTTTACAATCTTACGGCTTAGGACGAGAATAA